A DNA window from Christiangramia salexigens contains the following coding sequences:
- a CDS encoding GNAT family N-acyltransferase, with translation MGIVSAKEVANVMNLRKLGFLGTGIGWLVIKTTKLSRINREYDKHKHLKGTEFISAILKEFEVDFEIPEKDLKRIPKEGPFITISNHPLGGIDGMILMKLILEKREDYKVIANFLLHRLDPLKPYILPVNPFENHKEAQSSLSGMKKAIAHIREGNALGIFPAGEVSTHRDKKIFVDKPWEPSAMKLIQKAKVPVVPVYFHAKNSLFFYRLASISDLLRTAKLPSEMLTQKRRKIKVRVGHPISVEDQQEHTNLETFTAFLRRKTYMLANVFERKKLLGNLPKSLKIPRSPKDIAVETHIDIMSAEVENCRQLDKRLLVSKNYEVFLAKREIIPNILNEIGRLREITFREVGEGTNNSTDLDKFDDYYHHLFLWDTEANKIAGAYRMGMGNEIYASHGIDGFYLQDLFRFEPELYKMMSQSIEMGRAFIIKEYQQKPMPLFLLWKGIVHCTLRFPEHKYLIGGVSISNKFSNFSKSLMIEFMKSHYYDPYVAQYVRPKKEFKVRLEDEDKDLVFDESEADLNKFDKIIDELETENLRLPVLIKKYIKQNARVVAFNVDPLFNDAVDGLMYIKIADLPESTVKPVMEEFQKELEERAAANVK, from the coding sequence ATGGGAATCGTAAGTGCAAAAGAAGTTGCCAACGTCATGAATCTACGTAAGCTGGGATTCCTGGGTACAGGTATCGGCTGGCTCGTAATTAAAACCACGAAACTCTCCAGAATTAACAGAGAGTATGATAAACATAAGCATTTAAAAGGGACAGAATTTATAAGCGCGATCCTTAAAGAATTTGAGGTGGATTTCGAGATCCCGGAAAAGGACCTTAAAAGAATTCCAAAAGAAGGACCTTTTATTACTATTTCCAACCACCCCCTTGGTGGTATAGATGGAATGATCTTAATGAAACTTATCCTGGAGAAACGAGAGGACTATAAAGTTATCGCCAATTTTCTTCTTCATAGACTAGATCCTCTAAAACCTTATATTTTACCGGTTAACCCATTTGAAAACCACAAGGAAGCTCAATCGAGCCTTTCTGGAATGAAAAAGGCCATCGCCCACATTAGAGAAGGAAATGCACTTGGTATATTTCCAGCAGGTGAAGTATCTACTCACCGGGATAAGAAAATATTTGTAGATAAACCATGGGAGCCATCGGCCATGAAGCTGATACAGAAAGCAAAGGTCCCTGTGGTCCCGGTATATTTCCATGCGAAGAACAGCTTATTCTTTTATAGATTAGCATCCATCAGCGATCTTCTAAGAACAGCAAAATTGCCCAGCGAAATGCTAACTCAGAAAAGGCGCAAGATCAAGGTAAGGGTTGGACATCCTATTTCAGTGGAAGATCAACAGGAACACACCAATTTGGAAACCTTTACCGCCTTTCTACGCCGTAAGACTTATATGCTTGCCAATGTTTTTGAAAGAAAGAAGTTGCTGGGAAATCTTCCAAAAAGTCTTAAAATTCCGCGTTCACCAAAAGATATCGCTGTAGAAACCCATATTGATATCATGTCTGCGGAGGTGGAAAATTGCCGACAACTGGACAAGCGTTTGCTCGTAAGCAAGAACTACGAGGTCTTTCTCGCGAAAAGAGAGATCATACCTAATATTCTCAATGAAATTGGACGATTACGAGAGATCACTTTTCGCGAAGTAGGCGAAGGGACGAATAACAGCACCGATCTGGATAAGTTTGACGATTATTACCACCACCTTTTCCTATGGGATACGGAAGCGAATAAGATCGCCGGAGCCTATAGAATGGGAATGGGAAATGAAATTTATGCAAGTCACGGAATTGATGGGTTTTATCTTCAGGATCTATTTAGGTTCGAACCTGAACTTTATAAAATGATGAGCCAGTCCATTGAAATGGGACGAGCCTTCATTATTAAGGAATACCAGCAAAAACCAATGCCGCTCTTTTTGCTTTGGAAAGGCATCGTGCATTGCACATTGAGGTTCCCGGAACATAAATACCTTATTGGAGGCGTAAGCATCAGTAATAAATTCAGCAATTTTTCTAAATCGCTGATGATAGAATTCATGAAATCTCACTATTATGATCCTTATGTTGCTCAATATGTAAGACCTAAAAAAGAATTCAAGGTACGCCTGGAAGATGAAGATAAAGACCTAGTATTTGATGAAAGTGAAGCAGATCTTAATAAATTTGATAAGATCATCGATGAGCTTGAAACTGAAAATCTTAGGCTACCGGTATTGATCAAAAAATACATTAAACAAAATGCAAGAGTCGTGGCATTTAATGTAGATCCGCTGTTTAACGACGCCGTGGATGGGCTGATGTATATTAAGATCGCAGACCTTCCGGAAAGTACGGTAAAACCGGTAATGGAAGAATTTCAGAAGGAACTGGAAGAAAGAGCTGCAGCCAACGTAAAATAA
- a CDS encoding SDR family oxidoreductase — protein sequence MENILIAGATGDTGKRVIEILNNSESFNPLALIRKEEQRQIFDDMEVETVMGDLEGDVSHVMKGIDKVIFAAGSGSKTGEDKTTAVDEKGAMKLVDAAKNANVKKFIMLSTMGTDNPEQNKDLEHYLKAKKKADDYLKESGLTYTIVQPGRLTDDLGLAKVKVAEKLNEMGEISRDDVAFILVMSLADPLVKNMSFEALEGEESIKSALIEISNL from the coding sequence ATGGAAAATATATTGATTGCCGGAGCAACCGGTGATACCGGAAAAAGAGTGATTGAGATCCTGAATAATTCAGAAAGCTTCAATCCGCTTGCGCTTATAAGAAAGGAAGAGCAAAGACAGATCTTTGATGATATGGAAGTTGAAACGGTGATGGGAGACCTGGAAGGCGACGTTAGCCATGTTATGAAAGGGATCGACAAGGTCATCTTTGCGGCCGGATCGGGAAGTAAAACCGGAGAAGATAAGACTACTGCTGTAGATGAAAAAGGTGCGATGAAACTTGTTGATGCGGCCAAAAATGCCAATGTCAAAAAGTTCATTATGCTAAGCACTATGGGAACAGATAATCCAGAGCAAAATAAAGATCTTGAACACTACCTTAAGGCTAAGAAAAAAGCTGATGACTACCTAAAGGAAAGTGGTTTAACATATACCATTGTTCAGCCGGGACGACTTACAGATGATCTTGGACTTGCCAAAGTAAAGGTAGCTGAAAAGCTGAATGAAATGGGAGAGATCTCCAGAGACGATGTGGCTTTTATCCTTGTGATGTCACTAGCAGATCCTCTTGTAAAGAATATGTCTTTTGAAGCATTAGAAGGTGAAGAATCTATCAAATCGGCTTTGATAGAAATCTCCAACCTCTAA
- a CDS encoding VOC family protein, whose product MKKRVTGLGGFFFRSKDPNAIKNWYNKHLGLETDQYGSTFWWKNEKGEDCSTQWSPMNSDTEYFKPSEKQFMMNFRVENLEELLKVLKQEGVQIVGEMETYDYGKFGWILDPEGNKIELWEPNDKAFL is encoded by the coding sequence ATGAAAAAAAGGGTAACAGGCCTTGGTGGATTTTTCTTTAGATCTAAAGATCCCAATGCTATTAAAAATTGGTATAATAAACACCTTGGTCTGGAAACCGATCAATATGGATCTACCTTTTGGTGGAAGAATGAAAAGGGCGAAGATTGTTCTACACAGTGGAGTCCGATGAATTCTGATACCGAATACTTCAAACCTTCAGAAAAGCAATTCATGATGAACTTCAGGGTAGAAAATCTTGAAGAGCTTTTAAAAGTGTTAAAGCAAGAAGGTGTTCAGATTGTAGGTGAAATGGAAACCTACGATTATGGTAAGTTCGGGTGGATCTTAGATCCGGAAGGCAATAAGATCGAGCTTTGGGAGCCCAATGATAAAGCCTTCCTTTAA
- a CDS encoding 2-hydroxyacid dehydrogenase: MIILHADTNHPTLMKKLEEAGHHNIEGYEQTREETLQNQHLYDGIVIRSRYKIDREFIDAAPNLKFIARVGAGLESIDVEYAESRGIKLFSAPEGNRNAVGEHSLGMLLSLFNKLNKADKEVRHGLWHREENRGVELDGKTVGLIGYGNMGKAFAKKLRGFEVEVIFYDIKDGIADENARQVEYDEFFEKADVVSLHTPWTESTNQMINKDFIKKFKKPFWFINTARGKNVVTADLVEALKEGKILGAGLDVLEYEKSSFESLFSNKKNVSISAADPIPEALRELMFMPHTLLSPHVAGWTQESHEKLADVIASKIISEFGEGDAK; the protein is encoded by the coding sequence ATGATAATTCTTCACGCCGATACCAATCACCCTACGTTGATGAAAAAACTGGAGGAGGCAGGACATCATAATATCGAAGGATACGAACAAACCAGAGAAGAAACACTACAAAATCAGCATCTTTATGACGGAATCGTGATAAGAAGCCGTTATAAGATAGATCGCGAATTCATTGATGCGGCACCAAACCTAAAATTCATTGCACGGGTAGGTGCAGGTTTGGAAAGTATAGATGTTGAATATGCTGAATCACGAGGGATCAAATTATTTTCAGCTCCAGAAGGAAACCGCAACGCAGTTGGAGAGCATTCACTCGGAATGCTACTTTCATTATTTAATAAATTGAACAAGGCCGATAAGGAGGTTCGTCATGGCTTATGGCACAGGGAAGAGAACCGTGGGGTTGAGCTAGACGGTAAAACTGTTGGACTCATCGGTTATGGTAATATGGGGAAAGCTTTTGCCAAAAAACTCAGAGGGTTCGAGGTAGAAGTGATCTTCTATGATATAAAGGACGGCATTGCAGATGAGAATGCACGCCAGGTGGAGTACGATGAATTCTTTGAAAAGGCAGATGTTGTTAGTCTTCATACTCCATGGACCGAGTCTACAAATCAAATGATCAATAAAGACTTCATCAAAAAATTTAAAAAACCTTTCTGGTTCATCAATACTGCAAGAGGAAAAAATGTTGTGACTGCAGACCTTGTTGAAGCGCTTAAGGAGGGCAAGATTCTTGGCGCAGGCCTGGATGTACTGGAATATGAGAAGTCTTCTTTTGAAAGTTTATTTTCGAATAAGAAGAATGTCTCCATAAGTGCTGCAGATCCTATTCCTGAGGCGTTAAGAGAGCTTATGTTCATGCCACATACGCTGCTTAGTCCTCATGTTGCAGGATGGACCCAGGAATCTCATGAAAAACTCGCCGATGTGATTGCCAGTAAGATCATATCAGAATTTGGAGAAGGAGATGCTAAATAG
- the mgtE gene encoding magnesium transporter gives MQFQLSDELLDKIKFLIDEGNDEELLLHLEEVHHADIAEILTEVDVEKATYIVKLLNSQQTAEALMELEEDRRERILEGLSPKEIAEELNEMDTDDAADIISELSLELQQDVISEMTDEQHADDIVELLRYDENSAGGLMAKELVRVSENWSVTGCMAEMRKQAENVTRVHSIYVVDDKNKLKGRLSLKDLLTAPSNANISDIYIPAVDYVNVHTEGEEVARIMQKYDLEAIPVVDEMNRLVGRITIDDIVDFIKEEAEKDYQMAAGISEDVEADASIWRLTRARLPWLILGLFGGLGAVYVMKSYDEALSDFVELFFFTPLIAAMAGNVGVQSSAIIVQGLANDNLKGSLFNRLLKEVGLTLINGIALGTLVIIFGLIVGQPQLVSFTIALSLLTVIIIAALIGTFVPIILDKQGIDPAIATGPFITTSNDIFGIFIFFYISKTILGF, from the coding sequence ATGCAATTTCAACTAAGTGATGAATTATTAGATAAAATAAAATTCCTCATCGACGAAGGAAACGATGAAGAATTGCTGTTGCATCTTGAAGAGGTGCACCATGCAGATATTGCTGAAATTCTCACCGAGGTTGATGTTGAAAAGGCGACATACATAGTTAAACTGCTCAATAGTCAGCAAACTGCTGAAGCTCTTATGGAGCTTGAAGAGGACCGAAGGGAACGTATTCTGGAAGGTCTCTCTCCAAAAGAGATCGCCGAAGAGTTAAATGAGATGGATACCGATGATGCAGCGGATATTATCTCTGAACTTTCCCTTGAACTACAGCAGGATGTTATTTCTGAAATGACCGATGAGCAGCACGCAGATGATATTGTGGAGCTGCTGCGTTATGACGAAAATTCAGCCGGTGGTCTAATGGCGAAAGAGCTGGTAAGGGTTAGTGAAAACTGGAGTGTGACGGGCTGTATGGCAGAAATGCGTAAGCAAGCCGAAAATGTGACCCGTGTTCATTCAATTTATGTAGTTGACGATAAGAATAAGCTTAAAGGTAGATTATCTCTTAAAGACCTTCTAACGGCGCCCAGCAATGCTAATATTAGCGATATCTATATTCCCGCCGTGGATTATGTGAATGTACATACCGAAGGCGAGGAAGTAGCCCGTATTATGCAGAAATATGATTTGGAGGCTATTCCGGTTGTAGATGAGATGAATCGTCTGGTAGGAAGGATCACCATTGATGATATTGTAGATTTTATAAAAGAAGAAGCAGAAAAAGATTATCAGATGGCAGCAGGTATCTCTGAAGATGTGGAGGCCGATGCCAGTATCTGGAGACTTACGCGTGCAAGATTGCCCTGGCTTATCCTTGGATTGTTTGGAGGTTTAGGTGCGGTTTATGTCATGAAAAGTTACGATGAGGCGCTTTCAGATTTCGTGGAACTATTTTTCTTTACCCCTTTAATTGCTGCGATGGCAGGAAACGTAGGCGTTCAGTCCAGCGCGATCATCGTGCAGGGTCTGGCTAACGATAATCTTAAAGGCAGTCTATTCAACCGATTATTGAAAGAAGTAGGTCTTACCCTGATTAATGGAATCGCCCTTGGCACGCTCGTGATCATATTTGGGTTAATAGTAGGGCAGCCACAACTGGTTAGTTTTACAATAGCGCTTTCACTATTAACTGTAATTATCATTGCGGCATTAATAGGAACTTTTGTGCCGATTATTCTGGATAAACAAGGTATTGATCCTGCGATTGCTACGGGGCCTTTTATTACCACGAGTAACGATATCTTCGGGATCTTTATATTCTTTTATATAAGCAAGACCATCCTGGGATTCTAG
- the rsmA gene encoding 16S rRNA (adenine(1518)-N(6)/adenine(1519)-N(6))-dimethyltransferase RsmA, with protein sequence MKNKRQSPGEAHSGVRAKKHLGQHFLTDENIASKIADTLVGDNYNKVLEIGPGMGVLTKYLLEKDKEVHVIEIDTESVEYLESNYLHLRDRIHEKDFLKHDLSQIFGDEAYAVIGNFPYNISTQIVFKVLELRHQIPEFSGMFQKEVAKRICEKEGNKTYGILSVLVQAYYEAEYLFTVPPSVFNPPPKVDSGVLRLTRKENFTLPCDEKLFFRIVKMAFNQRRKTLRNSLKSLNLPDNLREDAIFGSRPEQLGFQQFIELTQKIEPYAISTK encoded by the coding sequence ATGAAAAATAAAAGGCAGTCCCCCGGAGAAGCTCACTCTGGTGTAAGGGCAAAAAAACACCTTGGGCAGCACTTTTTAACCGATGAGAATATCGCTTCAAAAATTGCCGATACTCTCGTGGGAGATAATTATAATAAGGTTTTGGAGATAGGCCCGGGAATGGGTGTGTTGACCAAATATCTTTTGGAAAAGGATAAAGAGGTACATGTTATAGAGATAGATACAGAAAGTGTTGAATATCTTGAGAGCAACTATCTTCACCTAAGAGACAGGATCCATGAGAAGGATTTTTTAAAGCATGATCTAAGCCAGATCTTTGGAGATGAAGCATACGCAGTTATCGGTAATTTCCCATATAATATTTCTACACAGATCGTTTTTAAAGTTTTAGAGTTAAGGCATCAGATCCCAGAGTTTTCTGGAATGTTCCAAAAAGAAGTCGCAAAGCGTATTTGTGAAAAAGAAGGGAATAAGACCTACGGGATTCTCAGTGTGCTCGTACAGGCTTATTATGAAGCAGAATATTTGTTTACGGTTCCGCCTTCCGTTTTTAATCCTCCTCCCAAAGTAGATAGCGGGGTTCTTAGATTAACGCGAAAGGAAAATTTCACCCTTCCCTGTGATGAAAAATTGTTTTTCAGGATCGTGAAAATGGCTTTTAACCAAAGACGAAAAACGCTAAGAAATAGTTTAAAAAGTCTTAATCTTCCCGATAATTTGAGGGAAGATGCTATATTTGGCAGTCGGCCGGAACAACTCGGTTTCCAGCAGTTTATTGAACTGACCCAAAAAATTGAGCCGTATGCAATTTCAACTAAGTGA
- a CDS encoding DUF4286 family protein → MYIYNVTINVQEDIHDKWVKWMKEEHIPDMLNTKKFVKALMTKVLVKEPMGGITYSVQYTAENKAMIERYYEENAEELRAKSKPFEGKFVAFRTELEVITEQ, encoded by the coding sequence ATGTATATATACAACGTAACTATAAACGTTCAGGAAGATATTCATGATAAGTGGGTTAAATGGATGAAAGAGGAACATATTCCTGATATGTTGAACACCAAGAAATTTGTGAAAGCTCTTATGACGAAGGTGCTTGTTAAAGAGCCAATGGGAGGGATCACTTATTCTGTTCAATACACTGCAGAAAACAAGGCTATGATAGAGCGTTATTATGAAGAAAATGCCGAAGAACTCAGAGCTAAATCTAAACCTTTTGAAGGTAAATTTGTGGCTTTTAGAACAGAGCTGGAAGTAATTACAGAACAATAA
- a CDS encoding tetratricopeptide repeat protein, translating into MRCFLFILLWCCAGCGLFAQSEQLAKNFFDQGKYEKALKVYEKLYEENPANPIFFNGMVESYQQMEDFAAAERLLVDRMNNTANNPSILIEIGHNFELQENTEKATRFYDEALQSIEGRPNYAYSIARSFEQYNLLEYAAKAYERAMDMNGSRNYNLQLARIYGEQGKIEEMFSNYLDLIETDMKFYGLANREFNRYISEDGTSEANQILRKLLLKRLQENPTLLYNEMLSWLFVQQKDFDKAFAQEKAIFKRGNGDLQGILNLAVMARDAKSYEEAKEIIAYAIGESPSKTFNLRARHFLLNLELETAGRGEYSKIENDFKDLLEEFGISPETLDLQIDYANFMAFRLDKKEEAISLLKNSSENVSSKFHLAQVKMALADILVVEEKFNEALIYYSQIQNLVKNDEIAQNARFKVAKTSYYKGDFKWAKTQLDILKSSTSQLIANDAMELSLLIQDNSLEDTTQTALTKFAKADLLAFQKKNTEAIKALDSLLFHHKGEKIEDEALFSQAKLYEEEKNFKKAETNYLEIINSYGKDILADNAHYFLAELYANQLNDPDKAKSYYEQIIFNFADSIYFVEARKKYRILRGDTIE; encoded by the coding sequence ATGCGCTGTTTTTTATTTATACTCCTTTGGTGTTGTGCGGGTTGTGGTCTCTTTGCTCAAAGTGAACAACTGGCAAAAAACTTTTTTGATCAGGGGAAATATGAAAAAGCCTTAAAGGTTTATGAGAAGCTTTACGAGGAAAACCCTGCTAATCCTATATTCTTTAACGGGATGGTAGAATCTTATCAGCAGATGGAAGATTTCGCTGCTGCTGAAAGATTGCTGGTGGACAGAATGAACAATACAGCGAATAATCCTTCGATATTAATTGAAATAGGCCATAATTTCGAACTTCAGGAGAATACAGAAAAAGCTACGCGGTTCTATGATGAAGCTCTTCAATCTATAGAAGGTCGCCCAAATTATGCATATTCCATAGCCCGGAGTTTTGAACAATACAATTTGTTAGAATATGCTGCCAAAGCCTATGAACGGGCGATGGATATGAACGGCAGTAGGAATTATAATTTACAACTAGCCAGGATCTACGGGGAGCAGGGGAAAATTGAAGAAATGTTCAGCAATTATCTGGACCTCATTGAAACCGATATGAAATTCTACGGACTGGCAAATCGTGAGTTTAACCGTTATATTTCTGAAGACGGTACTTCTGAAGCGAATCAGATCCTTAGGAAACTGCTATTAAAAAGGCTTCAGGAGAATCCAACCTTGCTGTATAATGAAATGCTAAGCTGGTTGTTCGTACAACAGAAGGATTTTGATAAAGCTTTTGCTCAGGAAAAGGCCATTTTCAAAAGAGGAAATGGAGACCTGCAGGGAATTTTAAATCTTGCAGTTATGGCCAGGGATGCCAAATCTTATGAAGAGGCTAAGGAAATTATAGCTTATGCGATTGGAGAATCGCCTTCTAAAACCTTTAATCTAAGGGCAAGACATTTTCTTTTAAATCTTGAGCTTGAAACTGCCGGGCGTGGAGAGTATTCTAAGATTGAAAACGATTTTAAAGACCTGCTTGAAGAATTTGGAATTAGCCCGGAAACATTGGACCTTCAAATAGACTATGCTAATTTCATGGCCTTTAGGCTGGACAAAAAAGAAGAAGCGATAAGTCTTTTAAAAAACAGTTCAGAAAATGTTTCTTCAAAATTTCATCTCGCACAGGTTAAAATGGCACTGGCAGATATTCTGGTGGTCGAAGAAAAATTCAATGAAGCACTCATTTATTATTCTCAGATCCAAAACCTGGTTAAGAATGATGAGATTGCCCAAAATGCTCGCTTTAAGGTCGCGAAAACCAGTTATTATAAAGGTGATTTTAAGTGGGCAAAAACTCAATTGGATATTCTTAAGTCCTCTACCTCTCAATTAATCGCAAATGATGCGATGGAGTTAAGTCTTTTAATACAGGATAATTCTTTAGAAGATACTACTCAGACTGCTCTGACTAAATTTGCAAAAGCAGACCTGCTGGCCTTTCAAAAAAAGAATACTGAAGCCATTAAGGCTCTGGATTCCTTGCTTTTCCATCATAAAGGAGAGAAAATTGAAGACGAGGCTTTATTCAGTCAGGCGAAATTATACGAAGAAGAGAAAAATTTCAAAAAGGCAGAGACCAATTATCTGGAGATCATCAATTCTTACGGAAAGGATATTCTGGCAGATAATGCCCATTACTTTCTGGCAGAACTTTATGCAAATCAATTGAACGATCCAGACAAGGCTAAGTCTTATTACGAGCAAATTATCTTTAACTTTGCCGACAGTATCTATTTTGTAGAAGCCAGAAAAAAATACCGTATACTACGGGGCGATACTATAGAATAA
- the serS gene encoding serine--tRNA ligase, whose protein sequence is MLQVSNIAEHKEAYIKALKKRNFDAEELFDQVLNLDETRKATQAKLDDTLASSNKMSKEIGLLFKNGEHQKANLLKDKTGKLKEESKELSEKLSACVAELQDLLYTIPNIPHESVPAGKSEDDNEEVYREGDIPVLAEGSLPHWELAKKYDIIDFELGNKITGAGFPVYKGKGARLQRALITWFLDKAVEAGYTEYQLPLLVNEASGYGTGQLPDKEGQMYHVTGDDLYLIPTAEVPVTNMFRDNLMNEKDFPVLCTGYTPCFRREAGSYGSHVRGLNRLHQFDKVEIVRLETPEKSYAALDEMVDHVKGLLKELKLPYRILRLCGGDLGFTSALTFDFEVFSTAQDRWLEISSVSNFENFQANRLKLRYKNKENKKELAHTLNGSALALPRVLAGILENYQTEDGIEIPEVLIPYCGFSKID, encoded by the coding sequence ATGTTACAGGTTTCCAATATTGCAGAACATAAAGAAGCTTATATCAAAGCTCTTAAAAAGAGAAATTTTGATGCTGAAGAGCTTTTTGATCAGGTATTAAATCTTGATGAAACCAGAAAAGCCACTCAGGCAAAACTGGATGATACTCTTGCCAGCTCAAATAAAATGTCCAAGGAGATAGGTTTGCTTTTCAAAAACGGGGAGCATCAAAAAGCTAATTTGCTAAAGGATAAGACCGGTAAATTGAAAGAGGAATCCAAAGAGCTTTCTGAAAAGTTATCTGCCTGCGTAGCCGAGCTACAGGATTTGCTCTATACCATACCAAATATTCCGCATGAATCTGTTCCTGCCGGGAAGTCTGAAGATGATAATGAAGAGGTATATCGCGAAGGAGATATTCCGGTACTTGCTGAAGGATCTTTGCCTCACTGGGAACTGGCAAAGAAATATGATATCATAGACTTTGAACTTGGTAATAAAATAACCGGTGCAGGTTTTCCAGTGTATAAAGGAAAAGGTGCTCGTTTGCAAAGAGCCCTGATCACCTGGTTTCTAGATAAAGCTGTAGAAGCAGGTTATACAGAATATCAATTGCCTTTACTTGTAAATGAAGCCTCAGGTTATGGTACAGGTCAGCTACCAGATAAAGAAGGCCAGATGTATCATGTAACCGGAGATGACCTTTATCTTATACCTACAGCAGAGGTTCCGGTGACCAATATGTTCCGTGATAATCTTATGAACGAGAAAGATTTTCCTGTGCTTTGTACAGGTTATACTCCTTGTTTTAGAAGAGAGGCCGGCTCTTATGGATCGCATGTTAGAGGTCTTAACCGCTTGCATCAGTTCGATAAAGTAGAGATCGTAAGACTGGAAACTCCGGAAAAGTCCTATGCAGCATTGGATGAAATGGTAGACCACGTAAAGGGTCTTTTAAAGGAGCTTAAATTGCCATACAGGATCTTAAGACTTTGTGGAGGCGATCTTGGATTTACTTCTGCACTCACTTTCGATTTTGAGGTGTTCTCAACCGCTCAGGATCGTTGGCTTGAGATAAGTTCTGTTTCCAACTTCGAGAATTTCCAGGCTAACAGGCTTAAACTTAGATATAAGAATAAGGAAAATAAGAAGGAGTTGGCTCATACCCTAAACGGAAGTGCTTTAGCATTGCCAAGAGTTCTTGCCGGAATTCTGGAAAATTACCAGACCGAAGATGGAATTGAAATACCGGAGGTACTTATTCCATACTGTGGTTTTAGTAAAATAGATTAA
- a CDS encoding HTTM domain-containing protein has product MIDRWLFKRIDNSALVVFRALFGLLITIEAFGAIFTGWVRRIFIEPNFTFNFIGFEFLQPLPGDGMLWYYGIMGVFGVFVMLGYKYRLSIIIYGLMWSGVYLMQKSSYNNHYYLLMLLCIIMSFLPANRWFSLDAKIKPSISRISMPRWVWLVIVLQLWIVYTYASVAKFYPDWLDGSFPALLMQSKADYWLVGEFLQQGWVRYAIAYFGLLFDLLIIPMLLWKPTRLPAFIAAIFFHLFNSFIFHIGIFPYMSLAFCIFFFPAEKINKLFLLNRKKFYDKAEVIVPSWRNILIVVTAIWFVVQISLPLRHWFFEDDVLWTEEGHRLSWRMMLRGKTGHLDFKVVEKGTSDTLIIDKSEYLSRKQLRAIKSKPDLIWQFSKRLKEDYAKKGKNIEVYVNSKVSVNGGVYRPFIDPKVDLASKEWNHFKHHDWILPSSSQ; this is encoded by the coding sequence ATGATAGATAGATGGTTATTTAAACGAATCGACAATTCTGCACTGGTTGTTTTTCGTGCATTATTCGGTTTATTGATCACTATCGAAGCTTTTGGAGCCATATTTACGGGTTGGGTACGGCGCATATTTATAGAACCGAATTTTACTTTCAATTTTATTGGATTTGAATTTTTGCAACCCCTCCCTGGTGACGGCATGCTGTGGTATTATGGTATCATGGGTGTTTTCGGGGTCTTCGTTATGCTTGGGTATAAATACCGGTTAAGCATAATAATTTACGGCCTAATGTGGAGCGGTGTATATTTAATGCAAAAGTCATCTTATAACAACCACTACTACCTGTTAATGCTGCTTTGCATTATTATGAGCTTTCTGCCTGCGAATCGCTGGTTTTCCCTGGATGCAAAAATTAAACCCTCGATTAGCAGGATCTCCATGCCGCGTTGGGTTTGGTTAGTTATCGTGCTACAATTATGGATAGTATATACCTATGCATCTGTGGCTAAGTTTTACCCTGACTGGCTGGACGGAAGTTTTCCGGCACTTTTAATGCAGTCTAAGGCAGATTACTGGCTGGTGGGTGAATTCCTGCAACAGGGCTGGGTGAGATATGCAATCGCCTATTTTGGACTCTTGTTCGATCTCCTTATCATTCCCATGCTGCTATGGAAACCAACCAGACTCCCGGCATTTATAGCGGCTATCTTTTTTCACCTGTTCAATAGTTTTATTTTTCATATTGGGATATTTCCATATATGTCTCTGGCATTTTGTATTTTCTTTTTTCCTGCAGAAAAGATCAATAAACTCTTTTTACTAAACAGGAAGAAATTCTATGATAAGGCTGAGGTAATTGTTCCATCCTGGAGAAATATTCTGATTGTGGTCACGGCAATTTGGTTTGTGGTTCAGATAAGTTTACCTCTTAGACATTGGTTCTTTGAAGATGATGTATTATGGACAGAAGAGGGGCACAGATTAAGCTGGAGAATGATGCTTCGGGGGAAAACCGGACATCTCGATTTTAAGGTGGTAGAAAAGGGAACTTCAGATACTTTAATAATCGATAAGTCAGAATACCTTTCAAGAAAACAATTGAGAGCTATAAAGTCTAAGCCGGATCTTATCTGGCAGTTTAGCAAAAGACTTAAAGAGGATTATGCTAAAAAAGGTAAGAATATAGAAGTTTATGTGAATAGTAAGGTTAGTGTAAATGGCGGTGTCTATCGGCCTTTTATAGATCCTAAAGTAGACCTTGCTTCAAAAGAATGGAATCATTTTAAGCATCACGACTGGATATTACCTTCTTCCTCACAGTAA